In the genome of Mastomys coucha isolate ucsf_1 unplaced genomic scaffold, UCSF_Mcou_1 pScaffold21, whole genome shotgun sequence, the window aaatctgcctgcctctgcctccccagtgctgggattaaaggtgcgcaccaccactgtcctgcaTGGTCTAAGGCTTTTAACCTCAAAGTCTAACCCCACTAAAGTCTGCAGGGCTATACTACCTAAATCTCACCATCTGGGGACCCAGGTGCTCAAATATGCAAGAGGAAGGCATATTGGGggttctcattcaaagcaccacaggcaAGAatctcagaaattcaaggttatcctcagtgATACAGTGagattgaagccagcctgagttatgtgagacactgtctcagaataGAGGCAAAACACATTGGCGATGAGGGATTGGGAGTTGACTCAGCTGGTAAAGCACTCGCCTCACAGAAAGCTGGCCATGCATcagcttataatcctagcactgaggaaacagagagaggaggattcCTGAGGCCTGCTGGCTGTCCAGTTTCTCACTGGGCCAGTAAGAGATCTTGTTTTAAAGGATGTGGAAAGCATTTCTGAGAATGACcctgaagttgtcctctagcTTCCAAAACAAAGcatacatacacgtgcacacacacacacacacacacacacacacacaaagaaagaaagaaagaaaatagttttaaaggcACCATTCCCAACTCCCAGGCTTTGTCCCATTTATATGTCCTATATGTCCAGTCTGATCCATCAGCTTTCCTGACTTTAGCCCACCTGTGCCACATCCATCTTCCAGGTCTTACCCACAGTGCACATCCTGTGCCCAGTTGTAGTCTAGTAACAGTGTCTCATACTCcttatcaaagaaacttctttttgcaacagatagAAATCATTATAGAAAGCTACAACTGGCCAAAATGCAGAAAACATCTGAGTGTGGAGTATGGAGCATCACCACATGGATGTATGGAGTCAGTGATATATCTACAGCACAATGCCTAtacctaaggctcaaggaacattgtgGAATGGGGTCTGGGGTGAGAAGATTGCAGGAGCAATAGGACCAGAATCTCTGTTGTGAGATTATGCCTTCTATATATGACAGAGAAGCACCATCCAATCAGTCTCAACAATGTGCTTGCCTAAATAAGATCCAAACTGTGATCCTACCAGTTGACATCCTAATGTGCATGGGGGAAGCTCACAAGACCCCACCCCCAGATGGGAAATACAGGCAATGAATGACTGCTGAAAGATGGAGAGTCAGTGAGTtaggttcctattgctgtgatgaaacaccatgaccaaaaagttGAGGGTgggtgaaggaaaccggcccgcagtttcacttcatatcgtgggtgattcacgaaccggggaagtcgagtttctgtgaaaataagcgggttaagagagagagagaccacaccaAGAAGAATGCCTTTCAAGGTGTCAtttttacttagagaaacgggaaatatatacttgaggcgaaacagtcatgtctttagCACATAAGTgggaacaggaatcgagcatatcaaagcgaggactccaggcaggagggcggatcaaagtttcaGTCCATaatgaatactgggctcccggttctggcttaatccctagctggctccagacccctggtgagccgagccgagctgctgtctcaaTGTAGTCAGCAGGACCATCACAGGTGGGGGTAGGATGaaaggagtttatttggcttacacttccacaccactgttcatcattgaaaaaAGTCAGAACACAAACTCAAgtagggcaggaagctggaggcagggaacagatgcagaggccgtggaagggtgctgcttactggcttgctcctcatggtttgctcagacTGCTGTCTTATAAAACCAAGGACcactagggatggcaccactcacaatgggctgggccctcccccatcaataacTAAGTACAAAAATGTTTTACAGCTGATTCTTATGAAGAcatatttctcagttgaagttcagagaactctagcttgtatcaacttgacataaaactagccaggatgATGAGCCTTCTTCAAAGATGAGCTCCCTAACTAGTTATCTAACACCGAGTGGTCATCCCTAAAAACATATGCACATAAGAAACATTAAGCAAACTCagcaaattatatttttatattcattcatatatatattgcatatgtgTTGATGACAATAAAAAATTTCGAAAGGCCAAGAGTTTGAGAGATGGTTGGGTAGGGAACAtgaaaggagttgaagggaaAAGAGGTGGAAGATGaagtaaatataatatacatatgaaaatatacaaatttttagagaaaagaagcaaaatgcAAGGGCCATCTGCATGCTTACATGAATCCTGTTTTGTCCCACAGATTTGCTGTGAGCTGGAAGAAAGTCAGAACCCTTGCCTGGAACTGGAGCCCTTTGAATGTGGCTGTGATGAGATCCTGGTATACCAGCAGGAGGACCCTTCTGTGACCTGTGACCAGGTGTTTCTTCTTCTCAAGGAGGTCATCAATAGGAGGTGTGCAGAGATGGTCTCTAACAGTCGGACATCCTCAACAGAAGCCGTGGCAGGCAGCGCCCCCCTGTCCCAGGGCTCTTCCGGCATTATGGAATTGTATGGTTCTGACATCGAGCCACAGCCCAGCTCTGTGAATTTCATAGAAAACCCTCCAGAGCTCAACGATTCTAACCAAGCTCAGGTGGATGTCAACGTAGACCTTGTTAGCCCTGACAGTGGCTTGGCCACCATCAGAAGCAGTCGCTCATCCAAGGAGAGCTCAGTCTTCCTCAGTGATGACAGCCCAGTGGGGGAGGGTGGTGGGCCTCACCATAGCCTTCTCCCAGGATTTGACTCCTACAGCCCCATTCCTGAAGGGATAGTTGCAGAAGAGCATGAACGCTCTGGAGAACACAGTGAACACTTTGACCTCTTCAACTTTGACTCAGCACCCATCGCTTCTGAGCAGTCCCAGCCATCTTCCCATTCTGCAGACTACTCACCAGAAGATGACTTCCCCAACAGTGATTCATCAGAAGGAAACCTCTCTGCTGGGCCGAAGGGACTTGGCGAGATGGGGATCACCATGTCCAATTACTCCTCCAGTTCTCTTTTGTCAGAGGCCGGTAAGGACAGCCTTGTGGAATTTGATGAAGAGTTTGTCCAGAGACAAGAAAGCTCAGGCGATAACTCTGAAAGAAATTTAAGCCTGACACGTTTTATAGGAGAGGACCCTTCTTCCCCTGAAAGGCTGAAGAATATTGGAAAGATGATCCCACCAACACCTATGAACAGCTTTGTTGAAATCTCACCATCAACTGAAGAGCCAACTCCACTCTATCCTGAAGATATAGTCCAAAATGCAATTGATACAGGGCATCTGGGCCCACCTCAGACCCGTACACGGTGTAGAAGCTGGTGGGGTGGCTTGGAGATTGACTCTAAAAACATTGTAGACGCATGGAACGCCAGTGAACAAGAATCCGTCTTCCAGAGCCCTGAAACATGGGAAGATCATAAGCCTGAGCCAGTTGAGCGAAGAACCTCAGATTCCACATTCCAGCCAAACAGTCTTGGATTTACAAAGTCAGATCCCTGGGAATCTGAGTTTGGACAGCCTGAAATGGGCAGCAAAGACACCCAGGaccagaagaaagaaagcttGCAATATCAGCACTCGCCTACAGTAAGGACACATTTGACAGATGCCTCTCCTCAAGGGACAAATCACCTGATAGAGGACTTTGCTGCTTTGTGGCATTCAGGACACTCACCCACGACAATGCCTGAACCCTGGGGAAATCCCACAGATGCTGGTGAAGCTGCAGTTACGATGTCCTTCCCCACCTGGGGTACATTTGATAAAGAAGATAATGCTGACACATTAAAAAATACTTGGAATCTTCATCCCACCAACAATGAGGCACCTTCTGTGCAGGACCCAAGTGAATGGGCTATGGCCCGAAGTGGGTTTTCATTCCCTGCAGCAGACCTACTAGATAATCCCCTCATTGAGGTAAATAAAGATGCAGCTCCAGAAATCTGGGGCAAGAACAACAGCTCCAAGGATAACAGTCTCACATCTGGAAGTCCCATTTCTGATCTGGGTCAAACATGGAATAATTCTAAGCTACCAGGAGGAGACCAGAATGGCTTGGTAGATCCTAAAGCCACAGGGAAAGTATATGACAAGGAAGGGTCCTGGAACCTCTTTGAGGAGAATGTTAGGAAAAAAGGGGCTGATGTCTTAGCTCCTTGGGAAGATTCCTTCTTGTCCTATAAATGCTCTGATTACAGTGCGTCCAACATAGGAGAAGATTCAGTCCCATCTCCCTTAGACACCAACTACTCCACCTCCGACTCTTACACATCACCAACATATgctggagaggaaaaagaaatggaaaacaagcCAATTGCTAAAGATAATGGTTTTGAGGCAAATGATAACTTTCCTACAGGGGGAGTTGAGGTTCTTTCAACATCACCACAGCAGTCTCAGAGAAATCGAATTGGTTCTGGTCCTGGGAACCTAGACATGTGGGCATTGCCTCACACAGAAGACAAGCCTGAAGGAAATGACTCACATCGCCCAGATAAAGATTCACTCAAGACAGAGCACACAGAAGATAAAAATGCTTCCATGGAGGATGATGTGAGGGAAAGCAGCCTATCCAGTTGTGACGACCCTAGCATGATGCAACTGTACAATGAGGCAAACCAGCAGCTCGCCCTTCTACACAGCAATACCAACTCACGCCAGACAGCCCCTGACAGCCTTGACACATGGAACCGAGTGATTCTGGAGGACACGCAGTCCACTGCAACGATCTCGGACATGGATAATGACTTGGATTGGGATGACTGCAGTGGGGGTGTGGCGATCAGGGGTGATGGTCAAGCAGAAGGTTACATAGCTGCAAATGGTGAACCTGAAACCCGGTTCTCGGTGaagcagctggaaccatggggtACAGAACATCAGGAAGCAAATCAGGTAGACTgggatctctctgcctctgctgagcCCACAGGGGATACTGGTCTCAGTGAATACCAGACCCTGAATGAGAAAAGTGGGCAGTTAATTGCAAACAGTATTTGGGATTCTGTCATGGGAGATAAAGATATGCCATCATTCAGATTACCAAACCCACCAAATACTGTAGATATGGAACATGGCACTCGGCCTTCTGAAAATCCCAGGCACTCAATAAATGGTAAGAATGACCCCATGTTAGAAACTTCTGGACTCAGTGAGTCAGGAGGACTTACATCTCATCCTGACAACCAGGACACATGGGCAGACTCCCAAGGTGACACAGCATCCTCAGTGACCAAGATGGCAAGCCCAGAACACTTTGCACAGTCAGATCCATGGACAGGCCATACTTATGGACAGAGTGAAAGTGATACGGAAGGCCTGAGAGCCTCTTATTGTGAGCCTCTTGACAAGGAGACAGCGGTAGGCTCTGAAGTGAATGGTGCCCCATGGGTCTTTGGAAAAGAGCCCAGGGACCAGGAATTCTCTTCTTCAGATGCATTTGAACACCAAGAAATCTGCAGTGCATCAGGCAAAATCAACTCTCTTTCAGTCACCTCCAGTCCTCAGAGTGAGGAACCAGAGGAGACCTTAGAAGTTGAGAAGGGACCTTATATTCTAGACTCCCTTGCTGTGCAAACAGAGACATCCACAAGTGATTTGCAGACAAAAGATACCCATGAAGAATCTCGTATGGATAATAGAAATTTAGGTGAAGCCAATGCAACATTGGATAGGATTAATCTAATGAAAAACAGGCCTTTATCTGAAATGGAACTTGAGAAAACTGAAGCCTGTAACCTTCTGAAGCCAGAAAGAGCAAATGGAAAACTACTTTATGAATCTTCTCAAAACTTTAGGATTTGGGATGGCCCTATGGACAGTGATGTATGGGATAGTCATCTAAGTTATGAGACAGTTGTGAATCCTACAGGTCAGAGCACTGAGGAAAGGTCTCTAGAAGCCCTTTCACCAGGAAACTATGACAGAGACAGCCTCTCTAGTGAGTGTACTCATTCAAGTGCATCAAGTCCTGACCTAAATGATTCCTCAGTTGCCTTGTCCTCCTGGACCTATGGACCCAGTGCTGAACATCAGAACGAGAATCAGGATGATAGGAACAAACAGATTCACCAAGAATCAGAACTATTTACCACTGAAGCCCACATAGGAGTCATTACTGAAATGAAAGACTTTGCAGAAAACAGGAAGGATGGCTTTGGAAAGATGTCTGATCAGAAGGATCCTCAATTCCCAGAAATTCCAAATGAGCCCTTCAATAGTGgttcctcatcctcttcatccAGCCTTGGAACAgataaatattcagaatattcTCATGCATATCAGGAAGGAAATTTAATGACTAGACATCAAGAGGAAAATGAACTTGGGTTTCTGGAAATTGTGGAGCCAGAGGCTACCAGGATCATATCCACAAGCTCGGGTTCTGGCCATAACAGTGGGGGTGATGAAGAGTTGCTAGAGAAGGAGCTCCATTTGGCCACAGTTGCCCAGAGTGAATCTGGGGCTTGCAATTCATTGCATGAACCTGAGTTCTTGGCCACAGAGCATTCCGAGCCTGAGTTTTCTGTCTTTGTAGGTAGTTCAGAGtcaatagagaaagaaaacaagtcaagTCCATTCAGTGACAGTCAACAAAGCAGCCCTGGTCAATGGATTTTGTCACCACTCATGCAGGCTGTCACACAGGACACATCTAAGGAGAAGGAGGCCAGAGCTCCAGAAACGGGGACCATGGTGGATACCATGTGGCATGGATCTGCCAGCACTGAACCTAAGGATGGGGACCCTGACAAATTGGAAACGCTTGGCTTCTCAGCTGACAGCAGTGAGTGGTGGAACTCTGGGGCACAGGAAGGGAGAGCAAATGCCAGTATGCCCACAGAGGAGTTGTCTAACTCAGAGGGTGAGCTAGAGACTACTTCTCCAGTATTCCAGAATGCAGGTCCATGGGGCTTACCCATTCAAAATGATAgtgaacacatggacacaggcaACACTAATCCTTTCAATGCTGAACTAAAGTCATCCTTTCTAGATAGTAATGGTGACAAGGCACAGGAGAAACTTTGGAACATTCAACCGAAGCAGCTGGATTCAGATGCCAATCAATTCAGTCAGCTTGTAATCCTGGACCAAATTAAGGACAACGATTCTGGACGGCAAACAGCCACATCTTCTGCTGCTGGTGATCTTCCTGCAGAAACTCTCACCCAAGAGCAATGCCAGGAATCTATGCTGTCTGTCTGGGACCATGCAGAACCAGCATTTGCTCACAGAGATGAAAATGGATGTGTTAGCACTGGGGTTTCACCCACTGAGTGTCAACAAGAGAACCAGTGGGAACAAGAAAAATCCTACCTCAGCTATGTGCCAAGCACTCCCACAGAAAATCTCCCTGAGATCAATGCTTCCACACAACTGATAAGGAAGTTGGACTCTGATTGGGATAGCCCCAGCCCCAGTGAGCCCCAACATAACTTTGTTCCAGATATTTTACATGGCAACTttgaagagagtgggcagctggCCTCAGCTTCACCTGATTTGTGGATGGATGTCAAGCAACCTTTCACTTTTAAATCAGATAGTGAAAATCCTGATATATTGACTCACTGTGACCATGAAAGCAACTCTCAGGCATCCAGCAGCCCTGACGTGTGTCATGATTCTGAAGGAAAGCAAGAGATGGAGAAGCATACTGGTGTTTACCTGGGACCTGAAGTGGAACCCAGTGAGTTTTATCTCACCGAGCCAAACATGAATGATGAACCAACTTGGGAACCCGAGCAGGAATGTCTCTCACACAATTTAGAACTCCGTTCTGAACATGCAATCCCCTTGCCTCCAATTAACAGTCAGAACGATATAAACAACTCATCTAAGCCTTCCTCTTCAAAAAGTTCCCCAGAACCGTCTGATATGCATGGAGACAACAGTACGAGTATAACAGCATTGGAAGAAGGCGCCAACCCAGAGGTAGAATCAGTCGACAGGACTATCCCAGGCACCAGAAGTGAAGACCCTAACACTTTTGAAACTTACCAGGAGGTCAGTGCAGAAGTCAATGGCTCTTGGGTGTCAAAAGAGCTTTGTCCTGAAAGTCAGACAGGCACTAGAGCTCTGCTTGACTGTGAGCAACCTTTGGCTTCTGAGAGCCCTGCTGTACTTACTGACATCTTCCTAGCTTCAGACACCTGCCTGGATGTAAGTGAAGCTGCCTTGGACCACAGTTTCAGTGATGCCTCCGGCCTCAACACTTCCACAGGCACTATAGATGACATGAGTAAGTTGACTCTATCAGAAGGCCATCCCGAAACACCAGTTGATGGGGATGCAGGGAAGCAAGATATCTGTTCATCTGAAGCTTCCTGGGGTGATTTTGAATATGATGCAATGGGTCAGAATATTGATGAAGAGCTGTTGAGAGAGCCTGAACACTTCCTCTATGGAGGTGATCTTCCCTCAGAGGAAAGCTCGCTGAAGCAATCACTGGCACCATACACACCCCCCTTTGATTTGTCCTATCTCACGGAACCTACTGGATGCGCTGAATCTGCACAAGGAGCTGAGTCTCCTGATGATGCATCTCTGGGAAGTGACGCAGCAGAGATGTTGCTTTCTGCTCTTCCTGATCAAAGGGAGGAAGACAGGGCCGAGACCAACTTCAGGAAACCTAGACACCAGATTACTGTGTTGCATATTCATGAAGACCCTGAGGCGCTCTCTTCACCTGTGGGAGGAACAGGTTCCAATAATGAATCTTCTCCTTCAAACATTGACTGGGAAATAGAAACAGATAATTCAGATTCACCAGCAGGTGGCGACATGAAACCACCAAACGGTAAGCAACACATGccactccaacacacacacacacacacacacacacacacacacacacacacaccttctccaCCTTTAAGGAAACCAGTGTTAATTAATTTAGTACATTTGTTAAAGTATTGCTACCAATGCAGACAGAGAAAGTAACCATATGTAAATATAACAGCTATATTGTGAAATGTCTCTTTGTGCTTGAGAAAACTGAACAGatccacaaaatgaaaatatttactagCTTGTTGAGTTTTAAGTGTTTGTTTGCAAAGACCAGAGATCATAGAATATGTTAAttaagccttttctttctttctcactttcataTTCTAGGCAAGGAGATACTGGAGTTACAAGATGAGAAAGTAATTCCCATGAAAGGGCCAGAGCAAACAAAATTAGAATACAACGAagaaaaacaggcagagaaaagTGAAGACCATCAGGTACTAGCTGTGGATTACATACTTGTAAGCCATGAAAAAGATTCATCATTGAAAccagaagccagggaagcaagagaaaACATACCTGAATTGGAACAATTATCCATAGGTTCCAGAG includes:
- the Prune2 gene encoding protein prune homolog 2 isoform X3, translating into MEEFLQRAKSKLDRSKQLDQVHAVIGPKSCDLDSLISAFTYAYFLDKVSPPGVLCLPVLNIPRTEFNYFTETRFILEELNISESFHVFRDEINLHQLNDEGKLSITLVGSHVLGSEDRTLESAVVRVINPGEQSDGELGFPESSSSLVLKELLREAPELITQQLAHLLRGSILFKWMSMDPELPEKQEEILSILEEQFPNLPPRDDIISVLQESQLSAQGLSLEQTMLKDLKELSDGEIKVAISTVNMTLEDCLLHSNITSDLKAFTDKFGFDVLILITSFTSEEQQRQQIAVYSQNLELCSQICCELEESQNPCLELEPFECGCDEILVYQQEDPSVTCDQVFLLLKEVINRRCAEMVSNSRTSSTEAVAGSAPLSQGSSGIMELYGSDIEPQPSSVNFIENPPELNDSNQAQVDVNVDLVSPDSGLATIRSSRSSKESSVFLSDDSPVGEGGGPHHSLLPGFDSYSPIPEGIVAEEHERSGEHSEHFDLFNFDSAPIASEQSQPSSHSADYSPEDDFPNSDSSEGNLSAGPKGLGEMGITMSNYSSSSLLSEAGKDSLVEFDEEFVQRQESSGDNSERNLSLTRFIGEDPSSPERLKNIGKMIPPTPMNSFVEISPSTEEPTPLYPEDIVQNAIDTGHLGPPQTRTRCRSWWGGLEIDSKNIVDAWNASEQESVFQSPETWEDHKPEPVERRTSDSTFQPNSLGFTKSDPWESEFGQPEMGSKDTQDQKKESLQYQHSPTVRTHLTDASPQGTNHLIEDFAALWHSGHSPTTMPEPWGNPTDAGEAAVTMSFPTWGTFDKEDNADTLKNTWNLHPTNNEAPSVQDPSEWAMARSGFSFPAADLLDNPLIEVNKDAAPEIWGKNNSSKDNSLTSGSPISDLGQTWNNSKLPGGDQNGLVDPKATGKVYDKEGSWNLFEENVRKKGADVLAPWEDSFLSYKCSDYSASNIGEDSVPSPLDTNYSTSDSYTSPTYAGEEKEMENKPIAKDNGFEANDNFPTGGVEVLSTSPQQSQRNRIGSGPGNLDMWALPHTEDKPEGNDSHRPDKDSLKTEHTEDKNASMEDDVRESSLSSCDDPSMMQLYNEANQQLALLHSNTNSRQTAPDSLDTWNRVILEDTQSTATISDMDNDLDWDDCSGGVAIRGDGQAEGYIAANGEPETRFSVKQLEPWGTEHQEANQVDWDLSASAEPTGDTGLSEYQTLNEKSGQLIANSIWDSVMGDKDMPSFRLPNPPNTVDMEHGTRPSENPRHSINGKNDPMLETSGLSESGGLTSHPDNQDTWADSQGDTASSVTKMASPEHFAQSDPWTGHTYGQSESDTEGLRASYCEPLDKETAVGSEVNGAPWVFGKEPRDQEFSSSDAFEHQEICSASGKINSLSVTSSPQSEEPEETLEVEKGPYILDSLAVQTETSTSDLQTKDTHEESRMDNRNLGEANATLDRINLMKNRPLSEMELEKTEACNLLKPERANGKLLYESSQNFRIWDGPMDSDVWDSHLSYETVVNPTGQSTEERSLEALSPGNYDRDSLSSECTHSSASSPDLNDSSVALSSWTYGPSAEHQNENQDDRNKQIHQESELFTTEAHIGVITEMKDFAENRKDGFGKMSDQKDPQFPEIPNEPFNSGSSSSSSSLGTDKYSEYSHAYQEGNLMTRHQEENELGFLEIVEPEATRIISTSSGSGHNSGGDEELLEKELHLATVAQSESGACNSLHEPEFLATEHSEPEFSVFVGSSESIEKENKSSPFSDSQQSSPGQWILSPLMQAVTQDTSKEKEARAPETGTMVDTMWHGSASTEPKDGDPDKLETLGFSADSSEWWNSGAQEGRANASMPTEELSNSEGELETTSPVFQNAGPWGLPIQNDSEHMDTGNTNPFNAELKSSFLDSNGDKAQEKLWNIQPKQLDSDANQFSQLVILDQIKDNDSGRQTATSSAAGDLPAETLTQEQCQESMLSVWDHAEPAFAHRDENGCVSTGVSPTECQQENQWEQEKSYLSYVPSTPTENLPEINASTQLIRKLDSDWDSPSPSEPQHNFVPDILHGNFEESGQLASASPDLWMDVKQPFTFKSDSENPDILTHCDHESNSQASSSPDVCHDSEGKQEMEKHTGVYLGPEVEPSEFYLTEPNMNDEPTWEPEQECLSHNLELRSEHAIPLPPINSQNDINNSSKPSSSKSSPEPSDMHGDNSTSITALEEGANPEVESVDRTIPGTRSEDPNTFETYQEVSAEVNGSWVSKELCPESQTGTRALLDCEQPLASESPAVLTDIFLASDTCLDVSEAALDHSFSDASGLNTSTGTIDDMSKLTLSEGHPETPVDGDAGKQDICSSEASWGDFEYDAMGQNIDEELLREPEHFLYGGDLPSEESSLKQSLAPYTPPFDLSYLTEPTGCAESAQGAESPDDASLGSDAAEMLLSALPDQREEDRAETNFRKPRHQITVLHIHEDPEALSSPVGGTGSNNESSPSNIDWEIETDNSDSPAGGDMKPPNGKEILELQDEKVIPMKGPEQTKLEYNEEKQAEKSEDHQVLAVDYILVSHEKDSSLKPEAREARENIPELEQLSIGSREIGLPETQLAGTPYTSQPESLNDVKVHSAERMSSNHKSASLENPAQDQSWMVLSHSEVGDPPAETRDLGPGSPGRTAEPFLSLSLDKGPQSQDLERNQPLDSLALEEVADLSSQSRKSKRQGQAGLDAVLTTHDNEWEMLSPQLSQKNRNLPQEMEEETQFPEPGPRKLRPKGPPSEDEGMDIPFEEGVLSPSAADMRPEPPNSLDLNGSHPRRIKLTAPNINLSLDQSEGSILSDDNLDSPDEIDINVDELDTPDEADSFEYTGHEDPIANKSSGQESESIPEYTAEEEREDNRLWRTVVIGEQEQRIDMKVIEPYRRVISHGGYYGDGLNAIIVFAACFLPDSSRADYHYVMENLFLYVISTLELMVAEDYMIVYLNGATPRRKMPGLGWMKKCYQMIDRRLRKNLKSFIIVHPSWFIRTILAVTRPFISSKFSSKIKYVTSLSELSGLIPMDCIHIPESIIKYDEEKSFKRSVRLDEELREASEAAKTSCLYNDPEMTSMEKDIDMKLKEKP
- the Prune2 gene encoding protein prune homolog 2 isoform X12, giving the protein MEEFLQRAKSKLDRSKQLDQVHAVIGPKSCDLDSLISAFTYAYFLDKVSPPGVLCLPVLNIPRTEFNYFTETRFILEELNISESFHVFRDEINLHQLNDEGKLSITLVGSHVLGSEDRTLESAVVRVINPGEQSDGELGFPESSSSLVLKELLREAPELITQQLAHLLRGSILFKWMSMDPELPEKQEEILSILEEQFPNLPPRDDIISVLQESQLSAQGLSLEQTMLKDLKELSDGEIKVAISTVNMTLEDCLLHSNITSDLKAFTDKFGFDVLILITSFTSEEQQRQQIAVYSQNLELCSQICCELEESQNPCLELEPFECGCDEILVYQQEDPSVTCDQVFLLLKEVINRRCAEMVSNSRTSSTEAVAGSAPLSQGSSGIMELYGSDIEPQPSSVNFIENPPELNDSNQAQVDVNVDLVSPDSGLATIRSSRSSKESSVFLSDDSPVGEGGGPHHSLLPGFDSYSPIPEGIVAEEHERSGEHSEHFDLFNFDSAPIASEQSQPSSHSADYSPEDDFPNSDSSEGNLSAGPKGLGEMGITMSNYSSSSLLSEAGKDSLVEFDEEFVQRQESSGDNSERNLSLTRFIGEDPSSPERLKNIGKMIPPTPMNSFVEISPSTEEPTPLYPEDIVQNAIDTGHLGPPQTRTRCRSWWGGLEIDSKNIVDAWNASEQESVFQSPETWEDHKPEPVERRTSDSTFQPNSLGFTKSDPWESEFGQPEMGSKDTQDQKKESLQYQHSPTVRTHLTDASPQGTNHLIEDFAALWHSGHSPTTMPEPWGNPTDAGEAAVTMSFPTWGTFDKEDNADTLKNTWNLHPTNNEAPSVQDPSEWAMARSGFSFPAADLLDNPLIEVNKDAAPEIWGKNNSSKDNSLTSGSPISDLGQTWNNSKLPGGDQNGLVDPKATGKVYDKEGSWNLFEENVRKKGADVLAPWEDSFLSYKCSDYSASNIGEDSVPSPLDTNYSTSDSYTSPTYAGEEKEMENKPIAKDNGFEANDNFPTGGVEVLSTSPQQSQRNRIGSGPGNLDMWALPHTEDKPEGNDSHRPDKDSLKTEHTEDKNASMEDDVRESSLSSCDDPSMMQLYNEANQQLALLHSNTNSRQTAPDSLDTWNRVILEDTQSTATISDMDNDLDWDDCSGGVAIRGDGQAEGYIAANGEPETRFSVKQLEPWGTEHQEANQVDWDLSASAEPTGDTGLSEYQTLNEKSGQLIANSIWDSVMGDKDMPSFRLPNPPNTVDMEHGTRPSENPRHSINGKNDPMLETSGLSESGGLTSHPDNQDTWADSQGDTASSVTKMASPEHFAQSDPWTGHTYGQSESDTEGLRASYCEPLDKETAVGSEVNGAPWVFGKEPRDQEFSSSDAFEHQEICSASGKINSLSVTSSPQSEEPEETLEVEKGPYILDSLAVQTETSTSDLQTKDTHEESRMDNRNLGEANATLDRINLMKNRPLSEMELEKTEACNLLKPERANGKLLYESSQNFRIWDGPMDSDVWDSHLSYETVVNPTGQSTEERSLEALSPGNYDRDSLSSECTHSSASSPDLNDSSVALSSWTYGPSAEHQNENQDDRNKQIHQESELFTTEAHIGVITEMKDFAENRKDGFGKMSDQKDPQFPEIPNEPFNSGSSSSSSSLGTDKYSEYSHAYQEGNLMTRHQEENELGFLEIVEPEATRIISTSSGSGHNSGGDEELLEKELHLATVAQSESGACNSLHEPEFLATEHSEPEFSVFVGSSESIEKENKSSPFSDSQQSSPGQWILSPLMQAVTQDTSKEKEARAPETGTMVDTMWHGSASTEPKDGDPDKLETLGFSADSSEWWNSGAQEGRANASMPTEELSNSEGELETTSPVFQNAGPWGLPIQNDSEHMDTGNTNPFNAELKSSFLDSNGDKAQEKLWNIQPKQLDSDANQFSQLVILDQIKDNDSGRQTATSSAAGDLPAETLTQEQCQESMLSVWDHAEPAFAHRDENGCVSTGVSPTECQQENQWEQEKSYLSYVPSTPTENLPEINASTQLIRKLDSDWDSPSPSEPQHNFVPDILHGNFEESGQLASASPDLWMDVKQPFTFKSDSENPDILTHCDHESNSQASSSPDVCHDSEGKQEMEKHTGVYLGPEVEPSEFYLTEPNMNDEPTWEPEQECLSHNLELRSEHAIPLPPINSQNDINNSSKPSSSKSSPEPSDMHGDNSTSITALEEGANPEVESVDRTIPGTRSEDPNTFETYQEVSAEVNGSWVSKELCPESQTGTRALLDCEQPLASESPAVLTDIFLASDTCLDVSEAALDHSFSDASGLNTSTGTIDDMSKLTLSEGHPETPVDGDAGKQDICSSEASWGDFEYDAMGQNIDEELLREPEHFLYGGDLPSEESSLKQSLAPYTPPFDLSYLTEPTGCAESAQGAESPDDASLGSDAAEMLLSALPDQREEDRAETNFRKPRHQITVLHIHEDPEALSSPVGGTGSNNESSPSNIDWEIETDNSDSPAGGDMKPPNGKEILELQDEKVIPMKGPEQTKLEYNEEKQAEKSEDHQVLAVDYILVSHEKDSSLKPEAREARENIPELEQLSIGSREIGLPETQLAGTPYTSQPESLNDVKVHSAERMSSNHKSASLENPAQDQSWMVLSHSEVGDPPAETRDLGPGSPGRTAEPFLSLSLDKGPQSQDLERNQPLDSLALEEVADLSSQSRKSKRQGQAGLDAVLTTHDNEWEMLSPQLSQKNRNLPQEMEEETQFPEPGPRKLRPKGPPSEDEGMDIPFEEGVLSPSAADMRPEPPNSLDLNGSHPRRIKLTAPNINLSLDQSEGSILSDDNLDSPDEIDINVDELDTPDEADSFEYTGHEDPIANKSSGQESESIPEYTAEEEREDNRLWRTVVIGEQEQRIDMKVIEPYRRVISHGGDSGYYGDGLNAIIVFAACFLPDSSRADYHYVMENLFLYVISTLELMVAEDYMIVYLNGATPRRKMPGLGWMKKCYQMIDRRLRKNLKSFIIVHPSWFIRTILAVTRPFISSKFSSKIKYVTSLSELSGLIPMDCIHIPESIIKYDEEKSFKRSVSIDMKLKEKP